One stretch of Ornithinimicrobium ciconiae DNA includes these proteins:
- a CDS encoding 1-aminocyclopropane-1-carboxylate deaminase has protein sequence MSLQDFERYPLTFGPSPIHPLDRLSTHLGGARIWAKREDVNSGLAFGGNKTRKLEYIVPDILAQGADTIVSIGGYQSNHTRQVAALAAHLGLKAVLVQEKWVDWPDSVNDRVGNILLSRIMGAEVRLDPAGFGIGFKDSWNQALEDVRSAGGRPYGIPAGASDHPLGGLGFANWAQEVAQQEQELGVFFDTIVVCTVTGSTHAGMIAGFAGQDRLRRVIGIDASATLAATREQVARIARSTAELIGLGRDLREDEITVLEGWAGDVYGIPVQSTLDAIRLTGSLEGVIIDPVYEGKSMAGLIDLVTQGEIGKDSHVLYAHLGGQPALNAYSALFTT, from the coding sequence ATGTCACTGCAGGACTTCGAGCGTTATCCCCTGACCTTCGGCCCCAGCCCGATCCACCCGCTCGACCGGCTCAGCACGCACCTCGGTGGGGCGCGCATCTGGGCCAAGCGGGAGGACGTCAACAGTGGTCTCGCCTTCGGCGGCAACAAGACCCGCAAGCTGGAGTACATCGTGCCGGACATCCTTGCGCAGGGGGCTGACACGATCGTCTCTATCGGTGGTTACCAGTCCAACCACACGCGTCAGGTCGCCGCGCTGGCCGCCCACCTGGGCCTGAAGGCCGTCCTGGTGCAGGAGAAGTGGGTCGACTGGCCGGACAGCGTCAACGACAGGGTCGGCAATATCCTGCTCTCGCGCATCATGGGCGCCGAGGTGCGGCTGGATCCGGCCGGCTTCGGCATCGGCTTCAAGGACAGCTGGAACCAGGCGCTGGAGGATGTGCGCTCGGCAGGTGGGCGGCCCTACGGCATCCCCGCAGGGGCCTCCGACCACCCGCTCGGCGGACTGGGCTTTGCCAACTGGGCGCAGGAGGTCGCCCAGCAGGAGCAGGAGCTGGGGGTCTTCTTCGACACCATCGTGGTGTGCACGGTGACCGGCTCGACCCATGCCGGGATGATCGCCGGGTTCGCCGGCCAGGACCGGCTCCGTCGGGTGATCGGCATCGATGCCTCCGCAACCCTCGCCGCCACGCGCGAGCAGGTGGCGCGGATCGCCCGCAGCACTGCTGAACTGATCGGGCTGGGTCGCGATCTGCGCGAGGACGAGATCACCGTCCTGGAGGGCTGGGCGGGTGACGTCTACGGCATACCGGTCCAGTCCACCCTGGACGCGATCCGCCTCACCGGGTCCCTCGAGGGTGTGATCATCGACCCCGTCTATGAGGGGAAGTCGATGGCCGGTCTGATCGACCTGGTGACCCAGGGTGAGATCGGCAAGGACTCCCACGTCCTGTACGCGCACCTCGGTGGTCAGCCGGCCCTCAACGCCTACAGCGCCCTGTTCACCACCTGA
- a CDS encoding GntR family transcriptional regulator: MPVPATSASVARNLLRDDVYGRLRDAIVDGTFEPGEKLRDLELATWLGVSRTPVREALLRLQQAGLVVARPGRSTEVAGLDARAVRDAQSVVAAMHQVAVREAVGRLTAADLTQMRDANARFADALSRGEVDAALAADDEFHHVPVRAAANRAVMTVLEQFTPTLRRVERLRFGSLAGRGSVSLHEQMVQHCERGDAEAAASVSHQTWCALEPLLDALETDSPATPNHRPGS; this comes from the coding sequence ATGCCGGTCCCTGCAACGTCTGCCTCTGTCGCTCGCAATCTGCTGCGTGACGACGTCTACGGCCGGTTGCGCGACGCCATTGTCGACGGCACGTTCGAGCCCGGGGAGAAACTGCGCGACCTTGAACTGGCCACCTGGCTCGGTGTGAGCCGCACGCCGGTGCGTGAGGCGCTGCTGCGGCTGCAGCAGGCAGGTCTGGTAGTGGCACGTCCGGGACGCTCGACCGAGGTGGCCGGGCTGGACGCCAGAGCCGTGCGCGACGCACAGTCGGTCGTGGCAGCCATGCACCAGGTCGCCGTCCGCGAGGCCGTCGGCCGCCTCACCGCTGCGGACCTGACCCAGATGCGAGACGCCAACGCACGCTTTGCCGACGCGCTGTCGCGCGGGGAGGTGGATGCTGCGCTTGCGGCCGACGACGAGTTCCACCACGTGCCTGTCCGGGCGGCCGCCAACCGGGCCGTGATGACCGTCCTGGAGCAGTTCACCCCCACGCTGCGTCGTGTCGAGCGGCTGCGCTTCGGCTCGCTCGCAGGTCGGGGGTCCGTGAGCCTGCACGAGCAGATGGTCCAGCACTGCGAGCGGGGGGACGCCGAAGCCGCCGCGTCCGTGTCCCACCAGACGTGGTGCGCCCTCGAGCCCCTCCTGGACGCCCTCGAGACCGACTCCCCAGCCACGCCCAACCACCGTCCTGGGAGCTGA
- a CDS encoding DsbA family oxidoreductase, whose protein sequence is MRTPLKVDIWSDIACPWCYIGKRKFERAVEEFRVDGRDVEVEYHSFELSPDTPPEFEGSTTEYLAERKGMPVEQVEQMLQRVTEIAGAVGLDYDFDKVVHVNTLPAHQVLHLAKARGLQSEVKERLLKAYFEEGRNLSRPEELADLAAEAGLDRAEVLAALESQEFLADVRADMKQARAYGISGVPFFVVDAKYGISGAQESQTFVQALTQAWDERTAS, encoded by the coding sequence ATGAGGACTCCACTCAAGGTTGACATCTGGTCCGACATCGCCTGCCCCTGGTGCTACATCGGTAAGCGCAAGTTTGAGCGTGCCGTCGAGGAGTTCCGTGTCGACGGGCGCGACGTCGAGGTGGAGTACCACTCCTTCGAACTCAGCCCCGACACCCCGCCCGAGTTCGAGGGCAGCACCACCGAGTACCTCGCCGAGCGCAAGGGCATGCCCGTCGAGCAGGTCGAGCAGATGCTCCAGCGGGTCACCGAGATCGCCGGTGCGGTGGGTCTGGACTACGACTTCGACAAGGTCGTGCACGTCAACACCCTGCCGGCCCATCAGGTGCTGCACCTGGCCAAGGCCCGGGGGCTCCAGTCCGAGGTCAAGGAGCGCCTGCTCAAGGCCTACTTCGAGGAGGGACGCAACCTCTCCCGCCCCGAGGAGCTCGCGGATCTCGCGGCCGAGGCCGGGCTGGACCGTGCCGAGGTGCTCGCCGCGCTGGAGTCACAGGAGTTCCTCGCCGACGTCCGTGCCGACATGAAGCAGGCGCGCGCCTACGGCATCAGCGGGGTCCCGTTCTTCGTGGTCGACGCCAAGTATGGGATCTCCGGAGCCCAGGAGAGCCAGACCTTCGTCCAGGCGCTGACTCAGGCCTGGGACGAGCGGACCGCGTCATGA
- a CDS encoding amidohydrolase, with product MTGVTTLPEDLTTDLHDLYRHLHAHPELSMQESATAELIEERMGALGYETTRIGGTGVVAVLTNGEGPVIGFRADTDGLPVAEATGLDYASTDRGTLPDGTDVPVMHACGHDTHMTAAIGAATLLQQSRESWSGTVVLVFQPGEETAAGAVAMLEDGLWDKVPRPEVMFAQHLSADLAGTVNLSTGPALAMADSLEVVVHGRGGHGSRPESTIDPVVLAAHMIVRLQSLVSRELAAQDAAVLTVATIHAGMKENIIPAEAVFTINVRTLDERVRQQVLAGIRRIVSAEAAASGAPEPEVRELYTFPLVHNDEETSAAVTEVLVAALGADRVSPRVPQMGSEDFGALPEAIGVPGVYWFFGGLPQDVIDLPEPTPSNHSPFFAPVLEPTLSTATTAAYEVIRSRLG from the coding sequence ATGACAGGCGTGACCACGCTGCCGGAGGACCTGACCACAGACCTGCACGACCTCTATCGCCACCTGCACGCACACCCCGAGCTGTCGATGCAGGAGTCGGCGACCGCCGAACTCATCGAGGAGCGCATGGGCGCGCTCGGCTATGAGACGACCCGCATCGGGGGCACCGGCGTCGTCGCCGTGCTGACCAACGGTGAAGGACCGGTCATCGGTTTCCGCGCCGACACCGACGGGCTGCCGGTCGCCGAGGCGACGGGGCTGGATTACGCCTCCACGGACCGTGGGACGCTGCCCGACGGCACCGACGTGCCGGTGATGCACGCCTGCGGCCACGACACCCACATGACCGCGGCGATCGGGGCCGCGACCCTGCTCCAGCAGAGCCGGGAGTCGTGGTCGGGCACCGTGGTCCTGGTCTTCCAGCCCGGGGAGGAGACGGCCGCCGGAGCGGTGGCGATGCTGGAGGACGGTTTGTGGGACAAGGTGCCGCGGCCCGAGGTGATGTTTGCCCAGCACCTCTCCGCCGACCTGGCCGGCACGGTCAACCTCTCGACCGGCCCGGCGCTCGCGATGGCCGACTCCCTCGAGGTCGTGGTGCACGGCCGGGGCGGGCACGGCTCACGTCCGGAGAGCACCATCGACCCGGTGGTCCTGGCCGCCCACATGATCGTCCGGCTGCAGAGCCTGGTCTCCCGTGAGCTCGCCGCCCAGGACGCCGCGGTGCTGACGGTCGCCACGATCCACGCCGGGATGAAGGAGAACATCATCCCGGCCGAGGCGGTCTTCACCATCAACGTGCGCACGCTGGATGAGCGGGTTCGCCAGCAGGTGCTGGCCGGGATCCGACGCATCGTCTCGGCCGAGGCCGCTGCCTCGGGCGCGCCGGAGCCGGAGGTGCGCGAGCTCTACACCTTCCCCCTGGTCCACAATGACGAGGAGACGAGCGCCGCGGTCACCGAGGTGCTGGTCGCCGCACTGGGCGCCGACCGGGTCAGTCCGCGGGTGCCGCAGATGGGCAGTGAGGACTTCGGCGCCCTGCCGGAGGCGATCGGTGTCCCGGGCGTCTACTGGTTCTTCGGCGGGCTGCCGCAGGATGTCATCGACCTGCCCGAGCCGACCCCCTCCAACCACTCGCCGTTCTTCGCGCCGGTCCTCGAGCCGACCCTGTCGACTGCGACCACGGCCGCCTACGAGGTGATTCGCAGCCGGTTGGGCTGA
- a CDS encoding YchJ family protein encodes MSTPAGRHTRTCPCGSGAAFARCCGPYVGDGLPAPTAEALMRSRYTAYALGVDDHIFRTWHPRTRPADTAPDPSLRWDSLEVLEVSGGGEEDAEGFVTYRARWSTPAPDHQRGELRERSQFVRRANRWVYLGPDPQF; translated from the coding sequence ATGAGCACCCCGGCCGGACGGCATACCAGGACCTGCCCCTGCGGGAGCGGAGCCGCCTTCGCGCGCTGTTGCGGTCCGTATGTCGGTGACGGGCTGCCCGCCCCGACGGCCGAGGCGCTGATGCGCTCGCGCTACACGGCCTATGCGCTCGGCGTGGACGACCACATCTTCCGGACCTGGCACCCGCGCACCCGCCCCGCCGACACCGCGCCCGATCCCTCGCTGCGCTGGGACTCGCTGGAGGTGCTGGAGGTCAGCGGCGGTGGGGAGGAGGACGCGGAGGGGTTCGTGACCTATCGCGCCCGCTGGTCGACGCCCGCGCCGGACCACCAGCGCGGCGAGCTCCGCGAGCGCAGCCAGTTTGTGCGTCGCGCCAACCGGTGGGTCTACCTCGGCCCCGACCCCCAATTTTAG
- a CDS encoding sensor domain-containing protein: MSSQTITRDPQLTGASALGVPSPGRTVARMSWRSVGTDLAYLTAGFFLSVVSFVLLLTLFTLGAATAVVWVGLPITGFMLLTATGFARENRELLRRWGAPVEEPTYRGRRVLTMLRDPKAWLETVHGMLVAFPLRLTTFVVSVTWLAGALGGLTWFLWGHFLPQDDDNGLAWLLGTVLDVDITGSWYLWESLTMGLAGLVLLLTAPLVTRLCVRADVTVARALLGPLGSPQAEAGR, translated from the coding sequence ATGAGCTCCCAGACGATCACGCGAGACCCACAACTCACCGGTGCATCCGCCCTGGGGGTCCCTTCCCCCGGGCGCACGGTTGCCCGGATGTCCTGGCGGTCGGTGGGCACCGACCTCGCCTATCTGACCGCAGGCTTCTTCCTGTCCGTGGTCAGCTTCGTCCTGCTCCTGACGCTCTTCACCCTCGGTGCGGCGACCGCTGTGGTGTGGGTCGGCCTACCGATCACCGGGTTCATGCTGCTGACCGCGACGGGCTTCGCCCGGGAGAACCGCGAGTTGCTGCGACGCTGGGGTGCGCCGGTGGAGGAGCCGACCTATCGCGGGCGCCGGGTGCTGACGATGCTGCGTGACCCCAAGGCTTGGCTGGAGACGGTGCACGGCATGCTCGTCGCCTTCCCGCTGCGGCTGACCACCTTTGTCGTCTCGGTCACCTGGCTCGCCGGTGCGCTCGGCGGACTGACCTGGTTCCTCTGGGGGCACTTCCTCCCACAGGACGACGACAACGGGCTGGCCTGGCTGCTGGGCACTGTGCTGGACGTGGACATCACCGGCAGCTGGTATCTCTGGGAGTCCCTCACCATGGGGCTGGCCGGCCTGGTCCTGCTGCTCACCGCGCCGCTGGTCACCCGGCTCTGCGTCCGAGCGGACGTCACGGTGGCGCGGGCGCTCCTGGGGCCGCTGGGCTCGCCCCAGGCTGAGGCGGGCCGCTGA
- a CDS encoding DNA glycosylase AlkZ-like family protein — MVHELSRRDARRIAVRAQLLEAPRPTDLRVVARQLTVVQVDLTAAVAPHADLLFWSRMGSAYAPDDLDDAVAAQDLVEFQGYLRPSEDLALFRAAMAEWPGEGDVGPYRQSVAEWVQDNRGCRLDILETLRADGPLPVRELPDTTVRPWRSSGWNNNRNVRMLVEIMEARGEVAVAGREGRDRLWDLAERIYPDGPTVPTQEAEIVRSQRRLAALGIARAKTTETPGEPNSVGEVGEEAAIEGVRGRWRVDPAQLTRLSEPFRGRTVLLSPLDRLLFDRKRMVDLFEFDYQLEMYKPAAQRRWGYFALPVLRGDQLVGKVDATADHERGVLRVDAVHDDHGWSRTAHAEVDAEIASLARWLGLRATDVAPLVPARGPRQGQE; from the coding sequence GTGGTCCACGAACTCTCCCGCCGCGACGCCCGCCGCATCGCCGTGCGCGCCCAGCTGCTGGAGGCCCCCCGGCCCACCGACCTGCGAGTGGTGGCTCGGCAGCTCACCGTGGTGCAGGTCGACCTGACCGCTGCGGTGGCCCCGCACGCCGACCTGCTGTTCTGGAGCAGGATGGGCTCGGCATACGCCCCAGACGACCTGGACGATGCGGTGGCGGCCCAGGACCTGGTGGAGTTCCAGGGCTATCTGCGGCCGAGTGAGGACCTGGCACTTTTTCGGGCGGCGATGGCCGAGTGGCCCGGCGAGGGTGACGTGGGGCCCTATCGCCAAAGTGTCGCGGAGTGGGTGCAGGACAACCGTGGCTGCCGGCTCGACATCCTCGAGACCCTGCGGGCCGACGGTCCGTTGCCGGTCCGTGAGCTGCCCGACACGACTGTGCGGCCGTGGCGCTCCAGCGGGTGGAACAACAACCGCAACGTCCGCATGCTCGTGGAGATCATGGAGGCCCGCGGTGAGGTGGCCGTCGCCGGACGGGAGGGGCGAGACCGCCTGTGGGACCTGGCCGAGCGGATCTATCCAGATGGTCCGACGGTTCCCACGCAGGAGGCCGAGATCGTCCGCAGCCAGCGTCGCCTGGCTGCGCTGGGGATCGCCCGCGCGAAGACCACCGAGACCCCGGGCGAGCCGAACTCGGTCGGTGAGGTCGGCGAGGAGGCTGCCATCGAGGGCGTCCGCGGCCGGTGGCGCGTCGACCCGGCACAGCTCACGCGGCTCAGTGAACCCTTCCGGGGTCGCACCGTGCTGTTGTCGCCGCTGGATCGATTGCTGTTCGACCGCAAGCGGATGGTGGACCTGTTCGAGTTCGACTACCAGCTGGAGATGTACAAGCCCGCCGCCCAGCGCCGGTGGGGCTACTTCGCCCTGCCCGTCCTGCGCGGCGACCAGCTGGTCGGCAAGGTCGACGCCACGGCCGACCATGAGCGCGGGGTGCTGCGAGTGGACGCGGTGCACGACGACCACGGCTGGAGCCGCACCGCGCATGCCGAGGTCGACGCCGAGATCGCCTCCCTGGCGCGGTGGCTGGGCCTGCGGGCGACGGATGTGGCCCCACTCGTGCCTGCGCGCGGACCGAGACAGGGTCAGGAGTAG
- a CDS encoding GNAT family N-acetyltransferase — translation MNASSTAVRWETHPVTEDRFDDFAAVVNTNRRETHCWCLSHRLPAREIKELGGGSREQAMRCLTRREHAPGVVTYRDGVPVGWCSISPRTEIPLMVASKKYHPIDDVPVWSIICVVVRGGHRRQGVTGHLLDGAVRYAEEQGAPAIEAYPVDPPGRMDLTMAFVGTKAMFERAGFRQVGVTDAVASKMPRLVMRRDLGSG, via the coding sequence ATGAACGCATCCAGCACCGCTGTCAGGTGGGAGACGCACCCGGTGACCGAGGACCGCTTCGACGACTTCGCCGCGGTGGTCAACACCAACCGGCGCGAGACGCACTGCTGGTGCCTGTCCCACCGCCTCCCCGCCCGCGAGATCAAGGAGCTGGGTGGCGGCTCGCGCGAGCAGGCGATGAGGTGCCTGACCCGCCGCGAGCACGCACCGGGCGTGGTGACCTATCGCGACGGCGTGCCGGTCGGCTGGTGCAGCATCAGTCCACGCACCGAGATCCCGCTCATGGTCGCCTCGAAAAAGTACCACCCGATCGACGACGTGCCGGTCTGGAGCATCATCTGCGTGGTGGTCCGTGGCGGCCACCGGCGGCAGGGAGTCACCGGGCACCTGCTCGACGGCGCCGTGCGGTATGCCGAGGAGCAGGGTGCGCCCGCCATCGAGGCCTATCCCGTGGACCCGCCAGGACGGATGGACCTGACCATGGCCTTCGTCGGCACCAAGGCGATGTTTGAGCGCGCCGGCTTCCGCCAGGTGGGCGTCACGGATGCGGTCGCCAGCAAGATGCCGCGCCTGGTGATGCGACGCGACCTCGGGAGTGGCTGA
- a CDS encoding RNA polymerase sigma factor produces the protein MAPADSPGEDGTPDLLRHLGPQVLGVLVRRGAEFATAEDAVQEAVIEALAHWPEGMPKDPFAWLVTVAWRKCVDAHRSETARHRRERAELEEPAPGPSEERDDTLQLLFLCCHPALTPSSAVALTLRAVGGLTTRQIAEAYLVPEATMAQRISRAKRTVAAEGLSGPGDLGRVLRVLYLIFNEGYSGAVDLAAEAIRLTRELVAQAGGRRPEPEIAGLLALMLLHHARRASRFTAAGTLVALAEQDRRLWDTDLIGEGIHTLQEALERDRLGEFQIQAAIAALHADARSADETDWVQIVEWYDELAALNDSPVVALNRAVAVGQADGPRAGLRALEQVPASVPRRTAAEAHLRERAGETSTAAELYVVAAREASNLAERDHLARQAARLRGR, from the coding sequence GTGGCACCCGCCGACAGCCCTGGTGAGGACGGCACACCCGACCTGCTGCGGCACCTCGGACCGCAGGTGCTCGGGGTCCTCGTCCGCCGCGGCGCAGAGTTCGCGACGGCCGAGGACGCCGTGCAGGAGGCCGTCATCGAGGCGTTGGCCCACTGGCCGGAGGGTATGCCGAAGGACCCGTTCGCCTGGCTGGTCACCGTCGCCTGGCGCAAGTGTGTCGACGCGCACCGCTCCGAGACCGCCCGGCACCGTCGGGAGCGGGCCGAGCTCGAGGAGCCAGCACCGGGCCCCTCCGAGGAGCGCGACGACACCCTGCAGCTGCTGTTCCTGTGCTGCCACCCGGCACTGACCCCTTCCTCGGCGGTCGCGCTGACCCTGCGGGCCGTGGGTGGGCTGACCACACGGCAGATCGCCGAGGCCTACCTGGTGCCGGAGGCCACGATGGCGCAGCGCATCAGCCGTGCCAAACGCACCGTCGCGGCCGAGGGGCTGTCCGGTCCGGGTGACCTCGGACGGGTGCTGCGGGTGCTCTATCTGATCTTCAACGAGGGCTACAGCGGTGCGGTCGACCTGGCCGCCGAGGCGATCCGGCTCACCCGCGAGCTGGTGGCGCAGGCTGGTGGGCGCCGGCCCGAGCCGGAGATCGCCGGGCTCCTCGCGCTGATGCTGCTGCACCACGCTCGCCGAGCCTCACGCTTCACTGCGGCGGGGACGCTGGTGGCCCTCGCCGAGCAGGACCGGCGGCTGTGGGACACCGACCTGATCGGTGAGGGGATCCACACCCTGCAGGAGGCCTTGGAGCGAGATCGCTTGGGGGAGTTCCAGATCCAGGCAGCCATCGCCGCGCTGCACGCCGACGCACGCAGCGCCGACGAGACCGACTGGGTGCAGATCGTGGAGTGGTATGACGAGCTGGCCGCCCTCAATGACAGTCCCGTCGTCGCCCTCAACCGGGCCGTCGCAGTGGGGCAGGCTGACGGACCCCGCGCGGGACTCCGGGCGCTGGAGCAGGTGCCGGCGTCGGTGCCCCGGCGCACGGCCGCCGAGGCGCACCTGCGGGAGCGGGCGGGAGAGACGTCGACGGCTGCCGAGCTCTATGTCGTCGCCGCACGTGAGGCCAGCAACCTTGCCGAGCGCGACCACCTGGCCCGGCAGGCCGCCCGCCTGCGGGGCCGGTGA
- a CDS encoding YciI family protein, protein MAKYLLLKHYRRTTGPTNLPQADILMDQWSEPEIADHIQFMNDFADRLRERGEFVDGQALAPEGAWVRYDGEGRPPVTDGPFAETKDLIAGWMIIDVDSQERAYEAAAELSAAPGKDGAPLHEWLEVRPLMGEAPTVTE, encoded by the coding sequence ATGGCCAAGTACCTGTTGCTCAAGCACTACCGCCGCACCACCGGGCCCACCAACCTGCCCCAGGCGGACATCCTCATGGACCAGTGGTCGGAGCCGGAGATCGCCGACCACATCCAGTTCATGAACGACTTCGCCGACCGGCTCCGCGAGCGAGGGGAGTTTGTCGACGGTCAGGCCCTCGCCCCCGAGGGGGCATGGGTGCGCTATGACGGGGAGGGCAGGCCGCCGGTCACCGACGGTCCGTTCGCCGAGACCAAGGACCTGATCGCCGGGTGGATGATCATCGACGTGGACTCCCAGGAGCGCGCCTACGAGGCGGCCGCCGAGCTGTCCGCAGCGCCGGGCAAGGACGGTGCCCCCCTCCACGAGTGGCTCGAGGTGCGTCCGCTGATGGGCGAGGCGCCGACCGTCACCGAGTGA
- a CDS encoding amino acid permease: MSIFRTKSIEASMAAADEPDHQLKRRLTALDLVVFGVGVVIGAGIFTVTGRAAHQFAGPSVVLSFIIAATVCALAAMCYAEFASTVPVSGSAYTFSYATLGEVVAWIIGWDLLLEMMLGASVVAQGWSAYLEILLGHLGVSIPAGIAPGSHFDAGAFVLVALLTLLVARGIKESLRVNLVFVAVKVFIVLFVIVAGISFIDPANWSPFIPPSAPGAEGSSGIHTPVLQLITGMTPATFGVMGIMSGAALVFFAYIGFDVVATTAEEAKNPQRDLPIGILGSLAICTVLYVGVSLVITGMLPYPEINPQGALADAFEQVGKGGYATLIAAGAVAGLTTVVMTLIIGTTRVSFAMSRDHLLPPGLGVTSERTGTPVRLTMIMGGLIALVASLTPIGKLEEMVNIGTLSAFVLVSLAVPILRRKRPELKRGFRVPFSPGLPWLSAALCTYLILNLSVETWIRFIVWMGVGFLIYFLYGRHHSRLATGLPEAGIEGRPSMLDVD, from the coding sequence ATGAGCATCTTCCGGACCAAGTCGATCGAGGCCTCGATGGCCGCGGCCGACGAGCCCGACCACCAGTTGAAACGCCGCCTCACCGCGCTCGACCTCGTCGTCTTCGGCGTCGGGGTGGTCATCGGCGCGGGGATCTTCACGGTCACCGGCCGCGCGGCCCATCAGTTCGCCGGGCCGTCAGTGGTCCTGTCGTTCATCATCGCCGCGACCGTCTGTGCCCTCGCCGCGATGTGCTATGCCGAGTTCGCCTCGACCGTGCCGGTGTCCGGCTCGGCCTACACCTTCTCCTACGCCACCCTCGGCGAGGTGGTCGCCTGGATCATCGGCTGGGACCTGCTCCTGGAGATGATGCTGGGGGCGAGCGTCGTGGCCCAGGGCTGGTCGGCATACCTGGAGATCCTGCTCGGCCACCTGGGGGTGAGCATCCCGGCGGGCATCGCGCCCGGCTCCCACTTCGACGCCGGTGCCTTTGTGCTGGTGGCCCTGCTGACGCTGCTGGTGGCCAGGGGCATCAAGGAGTCGCTGCGGGTCAACCTGGTGTTCGTCGCCGTCAAGGTCTTCATCGTCCTGTTCGTGATCGTCGCCGGCATCTCCTTCATCGATCCCGCCAACTGGTCCCCGTTCATCCCGCCGAGCGCTCCCGGTGCCGAGGGATCCAGCGGCATCCACACCCCAGTGCTGCAGCTGATCACCGGCATGACCCCGGCCACCTTCGGGGTGATGGGGATCATGTCCGGAGCAGCGTTGGTCTTCTTCGCCTACATCGGGTTTGACGTGGTGGCCACGACCGCTGAGGAGGCGAAGAACCCGCAGCGGGACCTGCCGATCGGCATTCTGGGATCCCTGGCGATTTGCACCGTGCTCTATGTCGGCGTCTCCCTGGTCATCACCGGGATGCTGCCCTATCCGGAGATCAACCCGCAGGGCGCGCTCGCCGACGCCTTCGAGCAGGTCGGCAAGGGTGGCTATGCCACCTTGATCGCGGCTGGTGCCGTGGCTGGTCTGACGACCGTGGTGATGACGTTGATCATCGGCACGACCCGGGTGAGTTTCGCGATGAGCCGCGACCACCTGCTGCCCCCGGGCCTGGGGGTCACCAGCGAGCGGACGGGCACACCGGTGCGGCTGACCATGATCATGGGTGGGCTCATTGCCTTGGTCGCCTCGCTCACCCCGATCGGCAAGCTGGAGGAGATGGTCAACATCGGCACCCTGTCGGCGTTCGTCCTGGTCTCCCTCGCCGTGCCGATCCTGCGTCGGAAGCGTCCCGAGCTCAAGCGCGGGTTCCGGGTGCCGTTCAGCCCGGGGCTGCCGTGGCTGTCGGCCGCCCTGTGCACCTATCTGATCCTGAACCTGTCCGTGGAGACCTGGATCCGGTTCATCGTCTGGATGGGTGTGGGTTTCCTGATCTACTTCCTCTACGGTCGGCACCACAGCCGGCTGGCCACGGGTCTCCCGGAGGCGGGGATCGAGGGACGGCCGTCGATGCTGGACGTCGACTGA